In a genomic window of Tissierella sp. Yu-01:
- a CDS encoding DHHA1 domain-containing protein, whose amino-acid sequence MTFKFYMDNPYIRELEAEVVEKKFINNKYYIKLDRTIFYPHLAGGQPGDIGTINGIDVIETYEDKDDIVHVLNNNISGKKVKLSIDWDNRLDLMQQHTGQHLLSSVINMLYNSETIGFNIGKEYVHIDINVSNLTDEDVTKIEVLANRMIYSNFKIMCYYVTNEKLKNIPIRNKPKINNDIRIVEIDGFDYSPCCGTHLRQTGEIGIIKIRKWEKKKGNVRIEFVCGNRALIDYIWKNKYIKDIGLLLSSKDKDVLEKVEKLFNTKETLEKENRELRAQLYELKGDSLYNEVKFKDNIGFIYKEIDNMDFKELGFIANYLNAKGNLIQIYGLHNDKKGQLYISSSKNLDLDLLKIFKTLSDKYGIKGGGSPNTVQGGCKINDLPVIMKDFAEYISKEIKVRKS is encoded by the coding sequence TTGACATTTAAATTCTATATGGATAATCCTTATATAAGAGAGCTTGAAGCAGAAGTTGTGGAGAAAAAATTTATTAATAATAAATATTATATTAAACTAGACAGAACAATATTTTATCCTCATTTAGCAGGTGGACAACCAGGTGATATTGGTACCATTAATGGAATTGATGTTATTGAGACATACGAGGACAAAGACGATATAGTTCATGTCCTTAATAATAATATAAGCGGTAAAAAAGTAAAGTTATCTATTGATTGGGATAATAGGTTGGACTTAATGCAACAGCATACTGGGCAACATCTACTTTCATCAGTTATTAATATGTTGTATAACAGTGAAACAATTGGCTTTAATATTGGTAAAGAATATGTACATATTGATATCAATGTATCTAATTTAACTGATGAAGATGTAACAAAAATAGAAGTATTGGCTAATCGCATGATATATTCAAATTTTAAAATAATGTGTTATTACGTAACAAATGAAAAATTAAAAAATATACCCATAAGAAATAAACCAAAAATCAATAATGATATAAGAATCGTAGAAATCGATGGATTTGACTATTCACCATGCTGCGGTACACATCTAAGACAAACTGGTGAAATCGGTATAATTAAAATTAGAAAATGGGAGAAGAAAAAGGGTAATGTAAGAATTGAATTTGTTTGCGGTAATAGAGCTTTAATTGATTATATATGGAAAAATAAGTATATAAAAGATATAGGTCTTCTATTATCTTCTAAAGATAAAGATGTCTTAGAAAAAGTAGAAAAGTTATTCAATACAAAAGAAACATTAGAAAAAGAAAATAGAGAGTTAAGAGCCCAGCTATATGAGTTAAAAGGTGATTCACTTTATAATGAGGTTAAATTTAAAGATAATATTGGGTTTATATACAAAGAAATTGATAATATGGATTTCAAAGAATTAGGCTTTATTGCAAATTACCTTAATGCTAAAGGTAATCTAATTCAGATATATGGTCTTCATAATGATAAGAAAGGTCAATTATATATTAGCAGTTCCAAAAACTTAGATTTAGATTTACTCAAAATATTTAAAACACTTTCTGATAAGTATGGAATCAAAGGTGGAGGTAGTCCAAATACCGTACAAGGCGGTTGTAAAATAAATGATT
- a CDS encoding DNA internalization-related competence protein ComEC/Rec2 encodes MDKPFMPIVLSTIFGILLSYHLKVSELAIIIALLLLILVFIYRLVCNKSSFVCILLIFFCLGAIITNFNKTTQLEVYRSKIVNYRGIVDEVIKIRPEYTKYAVELKSVDSSIIKERIVLTIIGERQYNLGDYISFNGELEEPDTNTNPMMFNYRLSLLSNKIHNVMTVKDFSVSLIEKNASFDYKIKDRFKKDIDNLYKNYLSEDNAKIITSIILGDSSYLDEEDLVKYRDLGLAHILAVSGLHIGIISGFLIYILSRIGLNRRINIILSISIIWIYSYLIGFPPSTIRASIMFSILYLSHLTHEPYDSINAVMFSMLFSLFINPFWLFDVGFQLSYLATLSIIIFTSNIRLLFYPYKNKLIGTTSSILAVNIGLLPIQSYYFNRISILGLIANLITVPLLSLSLILGIIIIFFNYTISYVNIILAVLLDFLLSLSSLIINILDRIPFNAIKLYSPDLITILLYYLAILIVLRIIDIFDFKASLKKVISLYLVILIGVSVIGITLDDHIEIDFIDVGQGDSILIKTQGYNYLMDTGGSLFSANDVGKYITLPYLEKHGIYDLDKVFITHFDEDHSQGLKALLGEVKIKEIYTSYIPKDNEIVQMIEEHNIPISVLKHDDIIYLDNNTYIKIIWPVEEGNINNYSSNNMSLVSLMIYKDYSILFTGDIEKEVETVIGDMIDRKIDVLKVSHHGSNTSSTEKFLERTMPKYSIISVGRGNFYGHPNKDVLIRLEKVGSFIYRTDEMGMIRTFLDDNYIKITPYVEEDLLNNDFVKAFIEYNNTLSFYVIYSFASYLLIKKYLMFEEEGVQID; translated from the coding sequence ATGGACAAGCCATTCATGCCTATAGTATTATCTACAATCTTTGGTATTCTTTTATCCTATCATTTAAAGGTATCAGAATTAGCAATAATTATTGCATTGCTATTATTAATTCTTGTATTTATATATAGACTTGTTTGCAATAAATCTAGTTTCGTGTGTATACTACTTATATTCTTTTGCCTTGGGGCAATTATAACAAATTTTAATAAAACTACTCAGCTAGAGGTCTATAGGAGTAAAATTGTTAATTATAGGGGTATTGTTGATGAAGTAATCAAAATTAGACCTGAGTATACTAAATATGCCGTTGAATTAAAATCAGTAGATAGTTCAATTATTAAAGAGAGAATAGTTTTAACTATAATAGGAGAAAGACAGTACAATTTAGGGGATTACATTTCATTTAATGGTGAATTAGAGGAGCCGGATACGAATACTAATCCAATGATGTTTAATTATAGATTAAGTTTGCTATCTAATAAAATTCATAACGTAATGACTGTAAAGGATTTTTCTGTTAGTTTAATAGAAAAAAATGCATCCTTTGACTATAAAATAAAAGATAGATTCAAAAAAGATATAGATAACTTATATAAAAATTATCTAAGTGAAGATAATGCAAAAATAATTACAAGCATTATTCTTGGGGACTCATCTTACTTAGATGAGGAAGATTTAGTAAAATACAGAGATTTAGGCTTGGCCCACATACTAGCTGTATCAGGTTTACATATTGGAATAATATCTGGTTTTTTGATCTATATATTATCAAGAATAGGATTAAATAGAAGAATTAATATCATCTTATCCATAAGTATAATCTGGATATACAGTTATCTAATAGGATTTCCACCTTCAACTATACGAGCGAGTATTATGTTCTCCATTTTATATCTTTCACATTTGACACACGAACCCTATGATTCTATTAATGCTGTGATGTTTTCAATGCTTTTTAGTCTATTCATAAATCCTTTTTGGCTCTTTGACGTTGGTTTCCAATTATCATATTTAGCAACACTATCAATTATTATATTTACATCAAATATAAGATTATTATTTTATCCTTATAAGAACAAACTGATTGGCACCACTTCATCTATTTTGGCTGTAAATATAGGATTATTACCTATACAAAGCTATTATTTTAATAGGATATCAATATTAGGTTTAATTGCAAACTTAATAACAGTGCCATTATTATCATTGTCATTGATATTAGGGATTATAATAATTTTCTTCAATTATACTATTTCATATGTTAATATTATTTTAGCAGTTCTATTGGATTTTTTATTGTCTTTATCATCCCTGATTATTAATATCTTAGACAGAATTCCATTTAATGCAATTAAACTATATTCGCCGGATTTGATTACTATACTTTTATATTATTTAGCTATACTTATTGTTCTAAGGATTATAGATATCTTTGATTTTAAAGCAAGTTTGAAGAAGGTTATATCATTATATTTAGTAATTTTAATTGGTGTAAGTGTTATAGGAATAACTCTTGATGATCATATAGAAATTGATTTTATAGATGTTGGGCAAGGTGATTCAATACTTATTAAGACTCAAGGGTACAATTACTTAATGGATACAGGGGGTAGTTTATTTTCTGCTAATGATGTAGGAAAATATATTACACTCCCATATTTAGAGAAGCATGGAATATACGATCTGGATAAAGTCTTTATTACACATTTTGATGAGGATCATAGTCAGGGGTTAAAAGCCTTATTAGGAGAGGTAAAGATTAAAGAAATATATACGAGTTATATACCTAAAGACAACGAGATTGTTCAAATGATAGAAGAACACAATATACCTATATCAGTTCTTAAGCATGATGACATAATTTACCTTGATAACAATACCTATATTAAAATTATATGGCCTGTCGAAGAAGGAAATATTAATAATTATAGTTCAAATAATATGTCTTTAGTATCTTTAATGATATATAAGGATTACAGTATTTTATTTACAGGGGATATTGAAAAAGAAGTAGAGACCGTAATAGGAGATATGATAGATAGAAAGATTGATGTATTAAAAGTTTCACATCACGGTAGCAATACTTCTTCCACAGAGAAATTTTTAGAGAGAACTATGCCTAAATATAGTATAATTTCTGTTGGCAGAGGTAATTTCTATGGTCATCCTAATAAGGATGTTCTTATAAGGCTAGAAAAGGTTGGTTCTTTTATATATAGAACTGATGAGATGGGTATGATAAGAACTTTCTTAGATGATAATTATATAAAAATTACACCTTATGTAGAAGAGGATTTATTAAATAATGATTTTGTTAAAGCTTTTATAGAGTATAATAATACTTTAAGCTTCTATGTAATTTATTCATTCGCTTCATATTTATTAATTAAAAAATACTTAATGTTTGAGGAAGAAGGTGTTCAAATTGACTAA
- the holA gene encoding DNA polymerase III subunit delta, which yields MTNKEFMSLMKKGDIDSTYLFIGVEDYLKDECIDLIKGKYIDSSLETLNFVVLDGKISTTDDLINSCETLPFMSPKKIVVLKDISQFFDKEENNSKEMYDYLGNLGDHLCLILLDENNELKKTSKVYKYYKKINKVVEFDKLKGKDLSQWVEKIVKGNNLRISNSNINYLIQNSPYFSKNITTTLYDLENELRKIISYAKDDEITKEDIDIVMVKTIDNNIFDLLSSINKGDVDNALSIFNEIYFSNEPIPKILFMISRQIRLMLSYNIYRERGYTEGESMEKMQIKSYEYSKISAQAKMYSTNELEKYLNLLLSVDKKFKSSASDQRIDMEVLIIRLSKKII from the coding sequence TTGACTAACAAAGAGTTCATGAGTCTTATGAAAAAGGGCGATATAGATTCGACATATCTTTTTATAGGTGTAGAGGATTATTTAAAAGATGAATGTATAGATTTAATAAAGGGAAAATATATAGATAGTTCCTTAGAAACATTAAATTTTGTAGTTCTTGATGGGAAAATATCTACTACAGATGATTTGATAAATTCATGTGAGACACTGCCATTTATGTCACCTAAGAAGATAGTTGTACTTAAAGACATCTCGCAGTTTTTTGATAAAGAAGAGAATAACTCCAAAGAAATGTATGATTATTTGGGAAACCTAGGAGACCATTTATGCTTGATCCTTTTAGATGAAAATAATGAATTAAAAAAGACTAGTAAAGTATATAAATACTATAAGAAAATAAATAAAGTAGTTGAATTTGATAAATTAAAAGGGAAGGATTTATCACAGTGGGTTGAAAAAATAGTTAAAGGAAATAATTTAAGGATATCTAATTCGAATATAAACTACTTAATTCAAAATAGCCCTTACTTTAGTAAAAATATAACTACTACACTATATGATTTGGAAAATGAACTAAGAAAAATTATCAGCTATGCAAAAGATGATGAAATAACTAAGGAAGATATAGATATTGTAATGGTAAAAACCATTGATAACAATATTTTCGACTTGCTTTCTTCAATCAATAAAGGTGATGTAGATAATGCATTATCTATATTTAATGAAATATACTTTTCCAATGAACCTATACCTAAAATTTTATTTATGATAAGCAGACAAATCCGATTAATGTTAAGCTATAATATCTACAGAGAAAGGGGATATACAGAAGGAGAGAGCATGGAGAAAATGCAAATAAAGTCCTATGAGTATTCAAAAATATCTGCTCAAGCAAAGATGTACTCAACTAATGAGCTTGAGAAGTATCTAAATTTACTCCTTTCTGTTGATAAGAAGTTCAAGTCCAGTGCATCTGATCAAAGAATAGACATGGAAGTACTCATCATTAGATTATCCAAAAAAATAATATAA
- the rpsT gene encoding 30S ribosomal protein S20, with amino-acid sequence MANIKSAEKRILVIEKKTALNKSRKSEIKTYIKKFENAVNAGDLVEAKVLLNIIDKKLKRAAHKNVLHKNTVARKVSRLTKKLNQAM; translated from the coding sequence TTGGCAAATATAAAATCTGCTGAAAAAAGAATCCTAGTTATTGAAAAGAAAACAGCTTTAAATAAGAGTAGAAAATCAGAAATTAAGACATATATTAAGAAATTTGAAAATGCAGTTAATGCTGGAGATTTAGTAGAAGCTAAGGTATTACTTAATATTATAGACAAAAAACTTAAAAGAGCGGCTCATAAGAACGTACTTCATAAGAATACAGTAGCAAGAAAGGTTAGTAGACTAACTAAGAAATTAAATCAAGCAATGTAA
- the gpr gene encoding GPR endopeptidase: MKNVHTDLAVESREMYSESNDVEIEGVSVDIEETENYSITRIEIMNNNGVEKMRKPIGKYITIDIPNLNITDQDLKDEISQALAKEIKGMGYNKENSKILIIGLGNWNVSPDALGPKVVERVLVTRHYFVNYNKEFDETMANVAAMAPGVMGITGIESMDIVKGIVDKIKPDLLIAVDALASRKMNRVSKTIQLADTGISPGSGIGNKRMALNKETLGIPVLAIGIPTVVNAATMVNDTLDLILDSLKEQAEVGKEFYNLLDDLSDDDKYSLIVEVLNPFMGNTIVTPKDIDVTIDDLSIIIANGLNIALHPGIDLKDVNRYLR; the protein is encoded by the coding sequence ATGAAAAATGTTCATACAGATTTAGCTGTTGAAAGTAGAGAAATGTATAGTGAGAGTAATGATGTTGAAATCGAGGGAGTTTCCGTTGATATAGAGGAGACAGAAAATTATTCCATTACTAGAATTGAAATTATGAATAATAATGGTGTGGAAAAAATGAGAAAACCGATAGGCAAGTATATAACAATAGACATTCCAAATCTAAATATTACTGACCAGGATTTAAAAGATGAAATTAGTCAGGCATTAGCTAAAGAAATAAAAGGTATGGGATATAATAAAGAAAATTCTAAGATTCTTATAATAGGTTTAGGAAATTGGAATGTCAGTCCAGATGCATTAGGTCCTAAAGTTGTTGAAAGAGTATTGGTAACTAGACATTATTTTGTGAATTATAATAAAGAATTTGATGAAACTATGGCAAATGTAGCTGCAATGGCTCCTGGGGTAATGGGCATTACAGGTATTGAAAGTATGGATATAGTTAAGGGGATAGTAGATAAAATTAAACCCGATTTATTAATAGCTGTTGATGCATTAGCATCTAGAAAGATGAATAGAGTTAGTAAGACTATACAATTAGCAGATACAGGTATAAGTCCTGGTAGTGGTATTGGAAATAAACGAATGGCTTTAAACAAAGAAACTCTTGGTATACCAGTCTTAGCAATAGGAATTCCCACTGTAGTTAATGCTGCAACTATGGTAAATGATACTTTAGATTTAATTTTAGATTCATTAAAGGAACAGGCAGAAGTTGGTAAGGAGTTCTATAATTTATTAGATGACTTATCAGATGATGATAAATACTCTCTAATAGTTGAAGTGTTAAATCCTTTTATGGGAAATACAATAGTGACTCCAAAAGATATCGATGTAACTATTGATGATTTATCAATAATAATTGCTAATGGTTTAAATATAGCACTCCATCCTGGAATAGATTTAAAAGATGTTAATAGATATCTTAGATAG
- the spoIIP gene encoding stage II sporulation protein P — MRRRKVRRIKKTDSYLVMILVCLLILNFGVLLYRVVLTNAAIDSKSMLVKVFSNLKLNELDFWLTDDDEVAKNNNEFEDSTIDDSGELEYIDDYIIDRLDEYESLIIIKESNGISSIENIPKPLNIEKVKVDREKDYILMYHTHATEAYLTDDEDLYHNPDTSKNMISIGEVMTKVLEAKGHKVDHVQTLHDLPSYNKSYTRSINTINSKKTENNNLKIFFDLHRDGVDKDAEYKDRFLETARININGVSTATFSLVVGPDADNYEQILNFAKYIKAVSDTLYPNLCTGIIVKPYGKYNLNVSNYSALVEVGSNLVTQEEATETAKLVGEILSLVIDSIIE; from the coding sequence ATGAGGAGAAGAAAAGTTAGAAGGATAAAAAAAACTGATAGTTATCTTGTAATGATTCTCGTTTGTTTGTTAATTTTGAATTTTGGTGTTTTATTATATAGAGTTGTATTAACTAATGCTGCAATTGATAGCAAGAGTATGTTGGTTAAGGTTTTTTCAAATCTTAAACTAAATGAATTGGATTTTTGGTTAACAGATGATGATGAAGTGGCTAAAAATAACAATGAGTTTGAAGATAGTACAATTGATGATAGTGGAGAACTGGAATATATAGATGATTATATAATTGATAGACTTGATGAATATGAAAGCTTAATTATTATAAAGGAATCTAATGGGATAAGCTCTATAGAAAATATTCCTAAACCATTAAACATTGAAAAGGTCAAAGTTGATAGAGAAAAGGATTATATTTTAATGTATCACACACATGCTACAGAGGCGTATTTAACTGATGATGAAGACCTATATCATAACCCTGATACAAGTAAAAACATGATAAGCATAGGAGAGGTAATGACAAAAGTCTTAGAAGCAAAAGGACACAAAGTTGATCATGTTCAAACACTACATGATTTACCTTCTTATAATAAATCCTATACTCGTTCAATAAATACAATTAATAGTAAAAAGACTGAGAATAATAATTTGAAAATCTTTTTTGACTTACACAGAGATGGAGTAGATAAGGATGCTGAATACAAGGATAGATTTCTTGAAACTGCTAGAATTAATATAAATGGAGTCAGCACGGCCACATTTTCATTAGTAGTTGGACCTGATGCTGACAATTATGAACAGATTTTGAACTTTGCTAAATATATTAAAGCAGTATCAGATACATTATATCCTAATCTTTGTACCGGTATTATTGTAAAACCTTATGGTAAATACAATTTAAATGTATCTAATTATTCTGCTTTGGTAGAGGTTGGAAGCAACTTAGTTACCCAGGAAGAAGCTACTGAAACTGCAAAATTGGTAGGAGAAATATTAAGTCTTGTAATCGACAGCATAATAGAATAA
- the lepB gene encoding signal peptidase I: MDNNDNKEPKSEALEWIKSIVTAIIIAVLIKTFVFNTTYVLGNSMYPTLHERDRLFAIKVPLYFGGPQRGDVIVLKAPDSDDKDYIKRVIGIEGDKVEIIDGNVYLNDELLKEDYIEEGAYTHIYNENTWVVPKGQVFVLGDNREEGASKDSRYFGCIDIDSVKGVTGFRYFPFDNRFGKIS; this comes from the coding sequence TTGGATAATAATGACAATAAGGAACCCAAAAGTGAGGCTCTTGAATGGATTAAAAGTATTGTAACTGCCATTATCATAGCAGTATTGATTAAAACATTTGTCTTTAATACAACATACGTTTTAGGAAACTCAATGTATCCTACATTGCATGAAAGAGATAGATTATTTGCTATAAAAGTTCCGTTATATTTTGGAGGTCCACAAAGAGGTGATGTAATAGTACTAAAAGCGCCTGATAGTGATGATAAGGACTATATTAAGAGGGTTATAGGAATAGAAGGAGACAAAGTAGAAATAATTGACGGAAATGTATATCTAAATGATGAACTGTTGAAAGAAGACTATATAGAAGAAGGAGCCTATACTCATATATATAATGAAAATACATGGGTCGTACCAAAAGGACAGGTATTTGTTTTAGGTGATAATAGAGAAGAAGGCGCTAGTAAGGATAGTAGATATTTTGGATGCATAGATATTGACTCTGTAAAAGGAGTTACTGGATTTAGATATTTTCCTTTTGATAATAGGTTTGGTAAAATAAGCTAA
- the lepA gene encoding translation elongation factor 4: MQVKQENIRNFSIIAHIDHGKSTLADRLIENTGMLTTREMQQQVLDSMDLERERGITIKLKAIRLVYKAKDGEDYILNLIDTPGHVDFNYEVSRSLAACEGAILVVDATQGVEAQTLANVYLAIDQDLEILPVVNKIDLPSARPDEVKKEVEDIIGIDCEDAPLISAKEGLNIDKVLEDIVSKVPAPVGDKNAPLKALIFDSYYDSYKGVTCYIRVVEGAIKPGMTMKMMSTGKTFEVTEVGVNTSRHISLEQLEAGEVGYVTASIKNVKEARVGDTITDANNPTKEPLAGYKKVIPMVYCGIYPAEGEDFSTVRDALEKLQVNDAALVFESETSVALGFGFRCGFLGLLHMEIIQERLEREFDLNIITTAPSVIYKVMKNDGTLIEIQNPTNLPPLTEIDYMEEPIVKASIMTPTDYVGTIMELCQNKRGTFLNMEYLEEKRVVLHYELPLNEVIYDFFDALKSKTRGYASFDYELKGYRRSELVKMDILINGELVDAFSLIVHEEKAYERGRNIAERLVDVIPRHQFAIPIQAAIGSKIIARETIRALRKDVLAKCYGGDISRKKKLLEKQKEGKKRMRSIGSVEVPQEAFLTVLKYDEK; this comes from the coding sequence ATGCAAGTTAAGCAAGAAAACATAAGGAATTTTTCCATAATAGCTCATATAGATCATGGTAAATCAACTTTAGCAGATAGGTTAATAGAAAACACTGGAATGTTAACCACAAGAGAAATGCAGCAGCAGGTATTGGATAGCATGGATTTGGAGAGAGAAAGAGGAATTACAATAAAGTTAAAAGCTATCAGACTCGTGTACAAAGCTAAAGATGGTGAAGATTACATATTGAATCTAATTGATACACCAGGTCATGTTGATTTTAATTACGAAGTATCTAGATCACTAGCAGCATGTGAAGGTGCAATTTTAGTTGTGGATGCGACACAGGGTGTTGAGGCACAAACTTTAGCAAATGTATATTTAGCAATAGACCAGGATTTAGAGATATTACCCGTGGTAAATAAGATAGATTTACCAAGTGCTAGACCCGATGAAGTAAAGAAAGAAGTAGAGGATATCATTGGAATTGATTGTGAAGATGCACCTTTAATATCGGCAAAAGAAGGGCTAAACATAGATAAAGTGCTAGAGGATATTGTATCAAAGGTTCCAGCACCTGTTGGAGATAAAAATGCACCATTAAAGGCATTAATCTTTGATTCATATTATGATAGTTATAAAGGAGTCACTTGTTATATTAGGGTAGTTGAGGGCGCTATTAAACCAGGAATGACTATGAAGATGATGTCTACTGGGAAGACCTTTGAAGTAACAGAAGTGGGAGTCAATACCTCTAGGCATATAAGCTTAGAACAATTAGAGGCTGGAGAAGTAGGATATGTTACAGCAAGTATAAAGAATGTAAAGGAAGCAAGAGTTGGAGATACTATAACTGATGCAAATAACCCTACTAAAGAGCCGTTGGCTGGTTATAAAAAGGTTATACCTATGGTTTACTGTGGTATATATCCAGCAGAAGGAGAAGATTTTTCAACTGTAAGGGATGCACTGGAAAAGTTACAGGTCAATGATGCTGCCTTAGTATTTGAGTCAGAAACTTCAGTTGCTTTAGGATTTGGATTTAGATGTGGTTTCTTAGGACTACTTCATATGGAAATAATACAAGAAAGACTTGAAAGGGAATTTGACTTAAATATAATAACTACAGCACCTAGTGTTATTTACAAGGTTATGAAGAATGATGGTACATTGATTGAAATACAAAATCCTACGAATTTACCACCTCTTACAGAGATTGACTATATGGAAGAACCTATAGTTAAAGCCTCAATAATGACGCCTACTGATTATGTTGGAACCATTATGGAATTGTGCCAAAACAAGAGAGGTACTTTCCTAAATATGGAGTATTTAGAGGAAAAGAGAGTTGTTTTACATTATGAATTGCCTCTTAATGAAGTAATTTATGATTTCTTTGATGCATTAAAGTCAAAGACAAGAGGCTATGCTTCATTTGATTATGAGCTAAAAGGCTATAGAAGAAGTGAGTTAGTGAAGATGGATATTCTAATAAATGGAGAGCTTGTAGATGCATTTTCCTTGATTGTACATGAGGAAAAAGCATATGAAAGAGGTAGAAATATAGCAGAAAGATTAGTAGATGTTATACCTAGACATCAATTTGCTATTCCAATACAAGCTGCAATCGGAAGCAAAATAATAGCTAGAGAGACCATAAGAGCATTAAGAAAAGATGTATTAGCAAAATGTTATGGTGGAGATATTTCTAGAAAGAAGAAATTATTAGAGAAACAAAAAGAAGGTAAGAAACGAATGAGATCAATTGGGTCTGTAGAAGTACCACAAGAAGCATTTCTAACAGTTCTAAAATATGATGAAAAGTAA